The proteins below come from a single Nostoc sp. KVJ3 genomic window:
- the ispG gene encoding (E)-4-hydroxy-3-methylbut-2-enyl-diphosphate synthase — protein MQTLPIVDTSNTTSSQPTFDTTIKRRKTRPVKVGNVIIGGGYPVVVQSMINEDTLDIDGSVAGIRRLHEIGCEIVRVTVPSMAHAKALAEIKQKLIKTYQDVPVVADVHHNGLKIALEVSKHIEKVRINPGLYVFEKPNVNRTEYTQSEFDEIGEKIRETLEPLVVSLRDQGKSMRIGVNHGSLAERMLFTYGDTPEGMVESAIEFIRICESLDFRNLVISMKASRVPVMLAAYRLIAKRMDELGMDYPLHLGVTEAGDGEYGRIKSTAGIATLLADGIGDTIRVSLTEAPEKEIPVCYSILQALGLRKTMVEYVACPSCGRTLFNLEEVLHKVREATKHLTGLDIAVMGCIVNGPGEMADADYGYVGKTPGYISLYRGREEIKKVPEDKGVEELINLIKSDERWVEP, from the coding sequence ATGCAAACTCTGCCCATAGTAGATACTTCAAATACTACATCCAGCCAACCTACCTTTGATACAACTATCAAGCGGCGTAAAACCCGTCCCGTAAAGGTAGGAAATGTCATCATTGGCGGCGGCTACCCTGTTGTAGTGCAGTCCATGATTAACGAAGACACTCTTGATATTGATGGTTCCGTAGCTGGTATTCGTCGTCTGCACGAAATTGGCTGCGAAATTGTCCGTGTCACAGTGCCGAGTATGGCTCATGCTAAAGCTTTAGCAGAAATTAAACAAAAATTAATAAAGACTTACCAAGACGTGCCAGTTGTGGCTGATGTCCATCACAATGGGCTAAAAATTGCCCTGGAAGTCTCCAAGCATATAGAAAAAGTGCGGATAAATCCAGGATTGTATGTCTTTGAAAAGCCCAACGTCAACCGAACCGAGTATACTCAATCCGAATTTGACGAAATTGGCGAAAAAATCCGCGAAACCCTAGAACCTCTAGTAGTTTCTTTGCGAGATCAAGGCAAATCAATGCGAATTGGGGTAAATCATGGTTCCCTCGCTGAGAGAATGTTATTTACCTATGGTGACACCCCAGAAGGCATGGTGGAATCTGCCATAGAATTCATTCGCATTTGTGAATCCTTGGATTTTCGCAACTTAGTAATTTCCATGAAAGCCTCGCGAGTCCCGGTGATGCTAGCCGCCTATCGCCTCATCGCCAAGCGCATGGATGAACTGGGCATGGATTATCCGCTACATTTAGGCGTTACTGAAGCCGGTGATGGCGAATACGGGCGAATTAAATCCACAGCTGGTATTGCTACCTTACTTGCTGACGGCATTGGCGATACAATTCGCGTCTCACTGACAGAAGCACCAGAAAAAGAAATTCCCGTCTGCTACAGCATTCTCCAAGCTTTGGGATTGCGAAAAACGATGGTGGAATATGTCGCTTGTCCTTCTTGTGGACGCACTTTGTTCAACCTAGAAGAAGTGCTGCACAAAGTCCGAGAAGCCACTAAACACCTAACTGGGTTAGACATTGCAGTTATGGGTTGCATTGTCAATGGCCCAGGAGAAATGGCGGATGCCGACTATGGTTATGTTGGCAAAACGCCTGGTTACATTTCTTTGTATCGTGGCCGAGAAGAAATTAAAAAAGTCCCAGAAGATAAAGGCGTAGAGGAATTAATTAACCTCATTAAGTCAGATGAACGCTGGGTAGAACCGTAA
- a CDS encoding SMI1/KNR4 family protein translates to MNKVLQLKKNLTQLAILDATFEVFGSESHQYQLKPCLSHKDIQVFESRYNITLPSEYKNFLLEIGNGGAGPGYGLSGLSGSEYKDIIPEKIYQENYEILSTPFTLTEAWNDLDLIVNNRSNAYFDNKFIQGTLTVTTYGCGIDAILVVTGEQSGKIWIDDRTNDNGIYPASLGFCSFFHDTDSDDSHSNSNQEEALSFYDWYEDWLKRSLHQIRQSSET, encoded by the coding sequence ATGAATAAAGTTTTGCAATTAAAGAAAAATTTAACTCAATTAGCTATTTTAGACGCTACATTTGAGGTTTTTGGTTCAGAATCACACCAATATCAATTAAAACCTTGCTTGAGTCACAAAGATATTCAAGTGTTTGAATCTAGATACAATATTACGCTACCAAGTGAATATAAAAACTTTCTCTTAGAAATTGGCAATGGAGGTGCTGGGCCAGGATACGGATTATCTGGACTATCGGGAAGTGAATATAAAGATATCATCCCAGAAAAAATATACCAAGAGAACTACGAAATTCTCTCCACACCATTTACTTTAACAGAAGCGTGGAATGATTTGGATTTGATTGTCAATAATAGAAGTAATGCTTACTTCGACAATAAGTTTATCCAGGGTACTCTTACCGTTACAACTTATGGTTGTGGAATTGATGCGATACTAGTAGTTACCGGCGAGCAGTCAGGAAAAATCTGGATAGATGACCGTACTAATGATAATGGGATATATCCTGCTTCTTTGGGTTTTTGTAGTTTTTTCCATGATACCGACTCTGATGATTCTCACTCAAATAGCAACCAAGAGGAGGCTTTGAGTTTTTATGATTGGTATGAAGACTGGCTTAAGCGAAGTTTGCATCAAATCCGCCAGTCTTCGGAAACTTAA
- a CDS encoding IS630 family transposase (programmed frameshift) yields the protein MKPYSLDFRQKIFDTYLSGGISQRQLANKFCVSLGFIEKLLKQYRETASIAPKVRTKQTPPKLNEEQIKILEEIVEAKNDSTLSEIRSELKEKTGITIGISTVDRMLQRIEISLKKKTLHAAEKQTERVQLLRVQFWLQLHGIPAENLVFLDEAGANLSLIRHSARSKKGKRAHGSRPQKRCKNVSIIGAIALKGVISQYSILGASDRLTFEAYISQKLVPKLWEGACVIMDNCSIHKGGDIEKLIESAGAKLIYLPPYSPDFSPIETCWSKIKSLLRSLEARSYPDLAKAIESAFNQVSLNDIYNWFTHSCYCTSLD from the exons ATGAAACCATATTCCCTCGACTTTCGCCAAAAAATATTTGATACATACTTGTCAGGTGGAATATCACAACGTCAATTAGCAAACAAATTTTGTGTCAGTTTAGGTTTTATTGAGAAATTACTAAAGCAATATAGAGAAACAGCAAGTATAGCTCCTAAAGTTAGGACAAAACAAACTCCTCCAAAGCTCAACGAAGAACAAATTAAGATTCTTGAAGAAATAGTTGAAGCTAAGAATGATTCGACTTTATCAGAAATTCGCTCAGAACTCAAAGAAAAAACAGGAATAACAATTGGTATATCTACAGTAGACAGGATGTTACAGAGGATAGAGATAAGCCTAAA AAAAAAAACATTGCACGCCGCAGAAAAACAGACTGAAAGAGTTCAATTATTAAGAGTACAGTTCTGGCTTCAACTTCATGGGATACCGGCGGAAAACCTTGTATTTCTTGACGAAGCAGGAGCTAATCTATCTTTAATAAGACACTCCGCTCGTTCTAAAAAAGGTAAAAGAGCGCATGGCTCACGACCTCAAAAACGCTGTAAAAATGTCTCCATAATTGGAGCGATTGCTCTCAAAGGCGTGATTAGTCAATATAGTATTTTAGGAGCATCTGACAGGCTGACATTTGAGGCTTACATTTCTCAAAAATTAGTTCCAAAGCTGTGGGAAGGCGCTTGTGTAATCATGGATAATTGTTCAATTCATAAAGGTGGAGATATTGAGAAATTAATCGAATCTGCTGGAGCTAAATTGATTTATTTGCCACCATATTCTCCTGATTTTTCACCAATTGAAACCTGTTGGTCAAAAATTAAAAGTTTACTACGTTCTCTTGAAGCTAGAAGTTATCCAGACTTAGCAAAAGCAATTGAAAGTGCTTTTAATCAAGTCTCGTTAAATGATATTTATAATTGGTTTACCCATTCTTGTTACTGTACTTCACTAGACTGA